A single Microthrixaceae bacterium DNA region contains:
- a CDS encoding FAD:protein FMN transferase, giving the protein MAVTEHRGTVMACRLHIIVNQPEAGVAVDRAIGLLHRLESLWSRFLPDSDITRINNDAGTPVAVAPQTIALVEIMREAWDLTQGRYDPTLLPILVAIGYATSKLDPTMSTVLPSGPHRIGHVDEIAVDPHRLTVTIPTGVALDPGGIGKGLAADMAVALLLECGVDGALVSIGGDLTVAGTAPEPDGWRINIERADPDPTPLCRAMIDHGGVATSSTRSRRWESDGRHRHHAIDPATGAQSDTDLATVTVFAANGWRAEAFATGALLAGSEAVIAYLDSHRLSGFAITSDGHILRTDDLADLELIDAGAR; this is encoded by the coding sequence GTGGCAGTAACTGAACACCGGGGCACGGTGATGGCCTGTCGGCTCCACATCATCGTCAACCAACCCGAAGCCGGTGTAGCGGTCGATCGAGCCATCGGTCTCCTCCATCGGCTCGAGTCACTCTGGAGCCGCTTCCTCCCCGACAGTGACATCACCCGGATCAACAACGATGCCGGCACCCCGGTGGCTGTCGCTCCCCAGACGATCGCCCTCGTCGAGATCATGCGAGAGGCCTGGGATCTGACCCAGGGCCGCTACGACCCCACGCTCCTGCCGATCCTCGTGGCCATCGGCTATGCCACCAGCAAGCTCGACCCCACGATGTCCACGGTCCTGCCATCAGGGCCTCACCGCATCGGACACGTTGATGAGATCGCCGTGGATCCTCACCGACTCACCGTCACCATCCCGACCGGCGTCGCCCTCGACCCGGGCGGCATCGGCAAGGGTCTCGCGGCCGACATGGCTGTGGCGCTCCTCCTGGAGTGCGGAGTTGACGGCGCTCTCGTCAGCATCGGTGGCGACCTGACGGTCGCCGGCACCGCCCCGGAACCCGATGGGTGGCGCATCAACATCGAGCGTGCAGACCCTGATCCGACGCCGCTGTGCCGTGCGATGATCGACCATGGCGGCGTCGCCACGTCGAGCACTCGCTCCCGCAGGTGGGAAAGCGATGGCCGACATCGCCACCACGCCATCGACCCGGCCACGGGTGCGCAGTCCGACACGGACCTCGCGACGGTGACGGTGTTCGCAGCGAACGGATGGCGGGCCGAGGCGTTCGCCACCGGTGCACTACTCGCTGGCAGCGAGGCAGTGATCGCCTACCTGGACAGCCACCGACTCAGCGGCTTCGCGATCACCAGCGACGGCCACATTCTCCGCACAGATGACCTTGCCGACCTCGAGCTCATCGATGCGGGAGCGCGATGA
- a CDS encoding cation transporter has translation MLLSVAAAVVTIALKVAAAALTGSVGFLSDAMESMVNLVAALVGLWAVRLAARPPDLAHHFGHGKAEYLSAAVEGGLIFVAAAAIVWTSVPRLFDPVPIEQAGIGLGLSTIAAVVNLIVGAILVRAGRRSRSIAVEADGRHLLTDVVTSVGVLVGIGLVAIFDWYVLDPIVALLVGINILYTGYGLLRRSATGLLGLSIPADELDRVERVLTEFRTRGSVDFHALRSREAGRQRFIYVHLLVPADWTVKRGHDLANELSAEIDGALPGAQTFVHVEPIGDPSSYDHDYLPPLSP, from the coding sequence ATGCTGCTCTCGGTGGCCGCCGCGGTGGTCACCATCGCGCTCAAGGTTGCAGCAGCGGCCTTGACCGGCTCGGTGGGCTTCCTCTCTGACGCCATGGAGTCGATGGTGAACCTGGTGGCCGCGCTGGTGGGGCTGTGGGCCGTCCGCCTCGCTGCCAGACCACCTGACCTCGCCCACCACTTCGGGCACGGCAAGGCCGAGTATCTCTCAGCGGCAGTCGAGGGAGGCCTGATCTTCGTCGCCGCAGCAGCGATCGTGTGGACGTCGGTGCCTCGCTTGTTCGATCCCGTGCCCATCGAGCAGGCCGGCATCGGACTCGGCCTGTCGACGATCGCCGCGGTCGTGAACCTCATCGTCGGTGCCATCCTCGTGCGAGCGGGGCGACGGTCGCGGTCGATCGCCGTCGAAGCCGATGGGCGTCACCTGCTGACCGACGTGGTCACCTCGGTCGGGGTGCTTGTTGGCATCGGACTGGTGGCGATATTCGATTGGTACGTCCTCGACCCGATCGTGGCTCTCCTGGTCGGCATCAACATCCTCTACACCGGCTACGGACTGCTCCGGCGGTCTGCGACTGGTCTGCTTGGCCTGTCCATTCCCGCCGACGAACTGGACCGGGTCGAGCGGGTGCTAACCGAGTTTCGCACCCGAGGGTCGGTCGACTTCCACGCCCTGCGGTCTCGTGAGGCAGGACGTCAGCGGTTCATCTACGTGCACCTGCTCGTGCCTGCCGACTGGACGGTGAAGCGCGGCCACGATCTCGCCAACGAGTTGTCGGCCGAGATCGACGGTGCTCTGCCCGGAGCGCAGACATTCGTGCACGTGGAGCCGATTGGCGATCCGTCTTCCTACGACCACGACTACCTGCCACCGCTGTCGCCCTGA
- the lepB gene encoding signal peptidase I has translation MAPGLRDGQLVWTIRPRRGHRPRRGAVVAVDSRELERRIVKRIVGLPGEHLRLEGGQVWVDGHLIAEPHATPSTYRGTFDVPEAHYFLLGDNRDASSDSRVWRNPYVARAEIIGLLLRRLPPNGPE, from the coding sequence ATGGCGCCGGGCCTGCGTGACGGGCAACTCGTGTGGACCATTCGGCCCCGCCGGGGGCATCGGCCCCGTCGCGGTGCGGTGGTCGCGGTCGACTCGCGAGAGCTCGAACGTCGCATCGTCAAGCGGATCGTCGGGTTGCCGGGGGAACACCTGCGGCTCGAGGGCGGCCAGGTGTGGGTCGACGGGCATCTCATAGCCGAGCCGCACGCCACCCCCTCGACCTATCGGGGAACCTTCGACGTGCCAGAAGCCCACTATTTCCTTCTCGGCGACAATCGCGACGCCTCCAGCGATTCACGCGTCTGGCGCAATCCGTACGTGGCACGGGCCGAGATCATCGGCCTCCTGCTCCGGCGACTCCCCCCGAACGGCCCGGAATAG
- a CDS encoding MMPL family transporter: MSNGLYRLGRWVAAHHRLVLVAWVVGVLGLVGLNRAMGGDAVDDFRVPGVESQAAVDLLEERFPERAGATAMIVFNVAEGSVTDPTAAAAIDASIAEVAALERVLTVTDPLAGPRSISPDGSTAFAAVQFAGSTADLGRTTLDDLFETAAPAEQGGVQVEFGGELPTVLKERSEGPAEMIGMLAALVVLFVAFRAVLPTVTPIGVAVAGLATGLSIVGLLSGQIDIPSIAPRLGTMIGLGVGIDYALFVLSRHRDHLAHGMDVDESIGRTNATAGQAVVVAGGTVVVAILGLQFAGIPFVAALGYSASIVVAVAVLVAITLLPALLGVARHRVLPKHDRTVRESTETAHSGWVSWARWVAHHPWRTGIAATAVLVALAIPMLDMRLGQADAGSDPTTTTHRRAYDLLATGFGDGFNGPLLIAVDLGTDPDPTVLDRLNATVAADPGVRAVSPPELNASGDTGLITAIPTTKPQDQATTDLVHRLRDDLLPTATGISGANALVGGPTAGFIDQSDKIAARLPWFIAAVVSLSFLLLMIVFRSILVPSKQPS, from the coding sequence ATGTCGAACGGGCTGTACCGGTTGGGTCGTTGGGTTGCCGCTCACCATCGGCTGGTGCTGGTGGCATGGGTGGTCGGGGTGCTGGGCTTGGTGGGATTGAACCGAGCCATGGGAGGCGATGCAGTCGATGACTTCCGGGTGCCTGGCGTCGAGTCGCAAGCGGCCGTCGACCTGCTCGAGGAAAGGTTCCCGGAACGTGCCGGGGCCACGGCGATGATCGTGTTCAACGTCGCTGAAGGCTCCGTCACCGACCCGACCGCGGCCGCAGCGATAGACGCATCGATCGCGGAGGTCGCGGCCCTCGAGCGTGTTCTCACGGTGACCGACCCGCTCGCCGGTCCACGTTCGATCTCTCCGGACGGCTCGACCGCGTTCGCCGCCGTGCAGTTCGCCGGCTCGACCGCCGACCTCGGGCGAACCACGTTGGATGACCTGTTCGAGACCGCTGCTCCTGCCGAACAGGGCGGGGTGCAGGTCGAGTTCGGCGGCGAATTGCCGACCGTGTTGAAGGAACGTTCCGAGGGCCCCGCCGAGATGATCGGCATGCTCGCCGCACTGGTCGTGTTGTTCGTAGCCTTCCGCGCCGTCCTCCCAACGGTCACGCCGATCGGCGTCGCTGTTGCCGGGTTGGCAACCGGGCTGTCGATCGTGGGCCTGTTGAGCGGCCAGATCGACATCCCGTCCATCGCGCCACGTCTAGGGACCATGATCGGCCTCGGCGTCGGCATCGACTACGCGCTGTTCGTGCTGAGTCGCCACCGTGACCACCTCGCCCACGGGATGGACGTCGACGAGTCGATCGGCCGCACCAACGCCACCGCGGGCCAAGCCGTCGTGGTTGCTGGTGGCACGGTCGTGGTCGCGATCCTCGGCCTTCAATTCGCCGGGATCCCGTTCGTCGCCGCTCTCGGCTACTCCGCTTCGATCGTCGTCGCCGTTGCCGTGCTCGTCGCGATCACCCTCCTGCCGGCACTGCTCGGCGTTGCTCGCCACCGCGTCCTGCCCAAGCATGACCGCACGGTCCGCGAGTCGACCGAGACCGCTCACAGCGGCTGGGTCAGTTGGGCCCGATGGGTCGCCCACCACCCGTGGCGTACCGGCATCGCCGCCACCGCCGTGCTCGTCGCCTTGGCGATCCCGATGCTCGACATGCGCCTCGGCCAAGCCGACGCCGGCTCCGACCCGACCACGACCACCCATCGCCGCGCGTACGACCTACTCGCCACCGGTTTCGGCGACGGGTTCAACGGACCGCTGCTCATCGCCGTCGACCTCGGCACCGACCCGGACCCCACGGTGCTCGACCGCCTCAATGCCACCGTCGCCGCAGACCCAGGTGTCCGGGCCGTCTCACCGCCCGAACTGAACGCCTCCGGCGACACCGGACTCATCACGGCGATCCCAACCACCAAACCACAAGATCAGGCCACCACCGACCTCGTCCACCGACTCCGCGACGACCTGCTCCCTACCGCAACGGGCATCTCCGGAGCCAACGCACTTGTCGGTGGACCCACGGCGGGATTCATCGACCAGTCCGACAAGATCGCCGCACGCCTGCCCTGGTTCATCGCAGCAGTCGTGTCGCTGTCGTTCCTCCTGCTGATGATCGTGTTCCGCTCGATCCTCGTGCCCTCAAAGCAGCCGTCTTGA
- a CDS encoding ferric reductase-like transmembrane domain-containing protein: MNGQFWWYVARASGIVAWLLLTAVVLWGIVLSTKAFPEHRRPIWLLDLHRWLGGLTVGFVAIHLVALVADSYVTFTLADLAIPYASDWKPGAVALGVIAAWSLIVVEATSLAMKRLPRKVWHAIHLISYLTFWLTTLHAAFAGTDRSTLLYQATAALSVLVVTWAVIYRLTHQKAVRHVRSRARS, encoded by the coding sequence ATGAACGGTCAGTTCTGGTGGTACGTCGCTCGAGCTTCTGGCATCGTCGCGTGGCTCCTACTCACTGCTGTGGTCCTGTGGGGCATCGTCTTGTCGACCAAGGCGTTTCCCGAGCACCGCCGGCCCATCTGGCTCCTCGATCTCCACCGCTGGCTCGGCGGTCTCACCGTTGGCTTCGTCGCCATCCACCTCGTCGCCCTCGTGGCAGACAGCTACGTCACCTTCACCCTCGCCGACCTCGCCATCCCCTACGCGTCGGATTGGAAGCCCGGCGCGGTCGCCCTAGGCGTCATCGCCGCCTGGTCGCTGATCGTCGTCGAAGCCACGTCACTAGCGATGAAGCGCCTCCCCCGCAAGGTCTGGCATGCCATCCACCTCATCAGCTACCTGACGTTCTGGCTCACGACCCTGCACGCTGCATTCGCCGGCACCGACCGATCCACCCTTCTCTACCAGGCGACCGCCGCTCTTTCGGTCCTCGTCGTCACCTGGGCCGTCATCTACCGGCTCACCCACCAAAAGGCCGTTCGACACGTGCGGAGCAGGGCCAGGTCATGA
- a CDS encoding MMPL family transporter, which translates to MNLLSIGAAYGVVVAVFQWGWGRSLIGLDEAVPIASFVPMMMFAILFGLSMDYEVFILSRIREEHHRGHTNIDSVVQGLGATAKVITAAALIMISVFLGFVASDDPVVKMMGIGLATAIAVDATIVRMVLLPSTMALVGEPNWWLPRWLDRILPRLDLESEPDIDAADPVMETQP; encoded by the coding sequence TTGAACCTGCTCTCGATCGGTGCCGCCTACGGCGTCGTCGTGGCCGTGTTCCAATGGGGATGGGGACGGTCGCTCATCGGTCTCGACGAAGCCGTCCCGATCGCCTCGTTCGTCCCGATGATGATGTTCGCGATCCTGTTCGGCCTGTCCATGGACTACGAGGTGTTCATCCTGTCGCGCATACGCGAGGAACATCACCGAGGTCACACCAACATCGACAGCGTCGTCCAAGGCCTCGGCGCCACCGCCAAGGTGATCACCGCCGCCGCCCTCATCATGATCAGCGTCTTCCTCGGTTTCGTCGCCAGCGACGACCCAGTGGTCAAGATGATGGGCATCGGCCTCGCCACCGCCATCGCCGTCGACGCCACCATCGTGCGCATGGTCCTCCTGCCGTCCACCATGGCGCTCGTCGGCGAACCGAACTGGTGGCTCCCACGATGGCTCGACCGAATCCTGCCCCGTCTCGACCTCGAATCCGAACCCGACATCGACGCCGCCGACCCTGTCATGGAAACACAGCCATGA
- a CDS encoding DUF302 domain-containing protein, with amino-acid sequence MPPDAPSTWPPTSAATPSGWLTIDRPGASGDIDPQVIIGACNPQLAHRALVADPSVATLLPCNVVVRTENGRTVIEALDPTMMATSGVPELAEVADDAKHRIEIALEALAGA; translated from the coding sequence TTGCCGCCGGACGCGCCCTCGACTTGGCCGCCGACCAGCGCCGCTACGCCGTCTGGCTGGCTGACTATTGACCGTCCGGGCGCTTCTGGCGACATCGATCCACAGGTCATCATCGGTGCCTGCAACCCCCAGCTCGCCCACCGCGCCTTGGTAGCGGATCCGAGCGTCGCGACGCTGCTTCCTTGCAACGTTGTCGTGCGCACCGAAAACGGCCGCACGGTGATCGAAGCACTGGACCCGACGATGATGGCCACCTCGGGAGTGCCCGAGCTCGCCGAGGTCGCCGACGATGCGAAACACCGCATCGAGATCGCGCTTGAGGCTTTGGCGGGGGCGTGA
- a CDS encoding HAMP domain-containing protein: MTRRLLLSYVAITIVVLALLEVPLGIFYAQRERDRFTADVERDATVIATIYEDDLELRRIPDPTAAQRYRDRTGARVVVVDAAGISVVDTGATPPRDFSTRPEIATALTGAHATGIRRSNTLDTSLLYVAVPVASSGVVHGALRITLDASRVDARIYRFWAGLAGMAVVITAVVALVGWALARSVTRPIRQLRETATRYSGGDLSAEDGPVLGPPEIRELAATMDTMAVRLEALIAEQRSFVADASHQLRTPLTALRLRLENLQTRLSAEDAAELDSVIEESARLATLVSDLLQLARADEHSPVEVVDLRELVADRADMWSAVADERNITIDVRTPGVEVLARAVPGAVDQVLDNLLDNALNASPDLAVVQLELISGSTEHVFTVADQGPGLSDDDKERALHRFWRGDASTPGTGLGLAIARALVAGSGGRIEMTDTSGTGLRVAVHLPAADPPEPAASPPAP, from the coding sequence ATGACGCGGCGACTCCTGCTGAGCTACGTGGCCATCACGATCGTGGTGCTCGCCTTGCTGGAGGTGCCGCTCGGCATCTTCTACGCCCAGCGCGAACGTGACCGCTTCACCGCAGACGTCGAGCGCGACGCGACCGTGATCGCCACGATCTACGAGGACGACCTCGAGCTCAGGCGGATCCCAGACCCCACCGCCGCCCAGCGCTACCGCGACCGCACGGGCGCTCGGGTGGTGGTCGTCGATGCCGCTGGCATCTCCGTGGTCGACACCGGAGCGACCCCACCTCGAGACTTCTCGACTCGACCGGAGATCGCCACGGCGCTCACGGGGGCGCACGCCACCGGCATCCGCCGATCCAACACCCTCGACACCTCGCTGCTCTATGTGGCCGTGCCCGTCGCATCAAGCGGCGTGGTGCACGGTGCCTTGCGCATCACCCTCGATGCAAGCAGGGTCGACGCCCGGATCTACCGGTTCTGGGCAGGGTTGGCAGGGATGGCGGTCGTGATCACAGCCGTCGTCGCGCTGGTCGGCTGGGCGCTCGCACGCTCGGTCACCCGGCCGATCCGCCAGCTCCGCGAGACCGCCACGAGGTACTCGGGCGGAGACCTGTCCGCCGAGGACGGACCGGTGCTCGGCCCGCCGGAGATCCGGGAGCTTGCCGCCACGATGGACACGATGGCCGTTCGCCTGGAGGCCTTGATCGCCGAGCAGCGATCGTTCGTCGCCGACGCTTCACACCAGCTGCGAACCCCGCTCACCGCCCTCCGGCTCCGACTCGAGAACCTCCAGACCCGCCTCTCCGCCGAGGATGCTGCCGAGTTGGACTCCGTGATCGAGGAGAGCGCCCGACTCGCCACACTGGTATCGGACCTGCTCCAGCTCGCCCGAGCCGACGAACACTCGCCGGTCGAAGTCGTCGACCTACGCGAGCTTGTCGCCGACCGAGCCGACATGTGGTCCGCCGTGGCCGACGAGCGCAACATCACGATCGATGTGCGAACGCCGGGTGTGGAGGTTCTGGCTCGTGCTGTGCCGGGCGCCGTCGACCAAGTGCTCGACAACCTGTTGGACAACGCGCTGAACGCCAGCCCCGACCTCGCTGTCGTTCAGCTCGAGCTCATCTCGGGGAGCACCGAGCACGTGTTCACCGTTGCTGACCAGGGTCCGGGGCTCAGCGATGACGACAAGGAACGGGCCCTCCACCGCTTCTGGCGTGGCGATGCCTCGACGCCGGGCACCGGTCTCGGCCTGGCGATCGCTCGGGCCCTCGTCGCCGGGTCCGGCGGCAGGATCGAGATGACAGATACATCAGGCACTGGACTCCGAGTCGCAGTCCACCTGCCTGCAGCAGACCCACCAGAACCGGCCGCGTCGCCACCGGCGCCCTGA